The Corallincola holothuriorum genome segment TTGTCACGTCCCCGTTAGTCGTTAATCAGATAGATCTAAAAGTGATCTATCGTAAAGCTCTTGAGAGTACTGATGTGTTTTTTTATTTACTTGTTTGTTGCGTCAGTCTAAACAAAGAAAGCCAGTGCTAGCCGACAACGCCCAGCACTGGCTTACTTTGTTTCAAGTACTATGGATACATTAGCACTTAGGTGAGGACTTATCGTGACTGTGTAAGGCTGGTGGTGTGGCTGTACCACCATGCTCTTCCAGATACTTACAGGCGTTGATTATATCTTCTGCCAATTGACCAATAACGTGTTTGTTTAGGTGGGCTCGCACAACGATCCGTAATGAAACGACCGTTTCTGCTTTGGGTGGCATGGTATAAGCTGACAGTACCCAACCTTTTTCTCGTACTTTGGCTGATACATCAAACTCGTTAAAGTTCTTAACGTGATCTTTCAGTGTTAACGCCACCACAGGAATACGTTGGGTTTTGTTCATCACTTCGAAATAACCGCTTTCCAACAGTAGATCTCGGAGGTGAACCGTATTTTCCATAGTCAGTTCCATAATACGTTTATAGCCTTCAAAGCCATAACGCATAAACTGATATGCCTGCGCAATAATGGGTGCCGCATTGCGACTGAAATTGAGTGTTGCTGTGGGCGATTCTCCACCAAGGTAGTTCACATAGAATATAAGGTCTTCATTAAAAACTTTTTTGTCCCTAAACACGACCCAGCCTAGTCCAGGATTAACCAAGCCAAATTTATGCCCAGATGCATTAATCGACTGCACCCGAGGCAAGCGGAAGTCCCATTCGTAGTCGGGATAAAGGAAAGGATTTACAAAACCACCTGACGCGCCATCAATATGCAACGGAATTGAGATGCCGGTTTTCTTTTCATAAGCATCTAACCAATCATGTATCTCCTGAATTTCGTCATCCTCACCAGTGAAGGTCTGACCTGCAATTGCAACGACACAGATTGTATTTTCATCAACGTATTCATCGAGGTGTTCTGCTGTTAGACGGTAGTTACCGACTTCCAGCGGCACAATCTTCGCTTCAACATCGAAGTACTTCATGAACTTTTTCCAGACAATCTGGACGTTCCCACCAGTGACCATATTGGGTTTGCTGGCATCTTTTCCTGCTGCCTTTCTCGCTTCGCGCCAATTCCACTTGTGAGCTAATCCCGCCAACATACACGCTTCAGAGCTACCTACGGTAGCCGCACCATAAGGTTCAACATCTGCCGGGCCATTCCAGAGTTGATGGATCATGTTGACCATTCTGGTTTCAAGGTCATATGTCTTAGGGTACATGTCATGGTCAACATAGTTGACATGAGCATGGGCTCCCTCAAGCTCTTTTAATTCAGGCTCAATAAAAGTGGTCACAAAGCTGGACAGGTTGAGCATCGGATTGGCGTCAGTCCACATGTGGGCTTCCAACCGCGCTTTCGCTGAACGAGCGGAAACGCCAGTTTTTGGAAATTCGTTTTCACCAATCTCCAGCTGGAACTCTTCATACATTGAAATGTTTGGATCGTTATGTTCGTCTCTGTTGCTCATTGTGTCTGCCTTCCTTACTTATAGTAATCAGCGGTCATAGCAATCTCACGGTATAAGTCCGATATACCTTCATGATTACAATGCGCATAGCTTGTGATGTTTTACCATCTCTAGTGACCAACCTCTGCCAATGTCCAACGTCAGAACAGACATCACCATTGACAAAACATAGACAACTTCACTAGGCAAGCAAGAATGCTTAAGCAGTTGTTTGTTGAAAATTAAACCTAGATCAATAACTAGAAGATAACCTGCTGGTTGTTTGTTTTTTAGCCTACATTTATTGGGGTTGACTTTTACTTTTTGCGTTATAGCGAATGCTCCGGCTTCATCTGCGGAGGAGGTAAAGCAACGTAATAGAGCTGGCGGCCAGATCTAATTTAATAAACCAGACACTCCGACTATTGTGGTAACAAGGAATTTGTCCCTATGACCTTTTCTCGACAGAACACTATGAAGCGGCTAGCGAAAGCAGGGGAACGACTTAAGCCCAAATTGTGCCCCCCACTATTGGTTATACTTTGTTTTATCTCTTTGGGAGCTAACGCTGCGAGTAGTGAAGT includes the following:
- a CDS encoding glutamate decarboxylase, encoding MSNRDEHNDPNISMYEEFQLEIGENEFPKTGVSARSAKARLEAHMWTDANPMLNLSSFVTTFIEPELKELEGAHAHVNYVDHDMYPKTYDLETRMVNMIHQLWNGPADVEPYGAATVGSSEACMLAGLAHKWNWREARKAAGKDASKPNMVTGGNVQIVWKKFMKYFDVEAKIVPLEVGNYRLTAEHLDEYVDENTICVVAIAGQTFTGEDDEIQEIHDWLDAYEKKTGISIPLHIDGASGGFVNPFLYPDYEWDFRLPRVQSINASGHKFGLVNPGLGWVVFRDKKVFNEDLIFYVNYLGGESPTATLNFSRNAAPIIAQAYQFMRYGFEGYKRIMELTMENTVHLRDLLLESGYFEVMNKTQRIPVVALTLKDHVKNFNEFDVSAKVREKGWVLSAYTMPPKAETVVSLRIVVRAHLNKHVIGQLAEDIINACKYLEEHGGTATPPALHSHDKSSPKC